From the genome of Nicotiana sylvestris chromosome 2, ASM39365v2, whole genome shotgun sequence, one region includes:
- the LOC138884919 gene encoding uncharacterized protein — protein MQLFVDCFAGYHQIWMDEEDAEKTAFITLWGMHYYKMMLFGLRNAGATYMRAMTTIFHDMIHKVIEVYVDDVIIKSKRSTNHIEDLRKFFNKLRSRFIAQSTVICELIFKMLKKDVTTKWTDDCQKAFDRIKEYLSTPPKAIKGQALAYHLVENLVDEEYEPLKTYFPDEEHPDKYFIDLIPVKIYDQPAYYAHVEEEADRKPCIALSPFETLENFDTYRIRERFLENGSWKLVYLLLVDLESELGCLVAAGSSDKAVKGQALADHLVENPVGGEYEPLKMYFPSEEVSFIGEDIAEAYDSWRMFFDGAANLKVVGIEAVLVSETGQHYVVSAKVRFPCTNNMAEYEAYIMGLNLAIDMNIQKLLELMKRFTKIEFKHVPRIQNEFTDVLSTLSSMIQHPDKNFIDPIMVKIHNQSAYYAHVKEETDGKSWFHDIKEYLARGEYPEQANHTQKCTLRRLSNHFFQSRGTMYRRMPDLGLLSQEDTQSWILLDDHGDRLHPICTEMPPVLGKCRHDKVTTKRAQCSK, from the exons atGCAGCtgtttgttgattgttttgctgggtatcatcagatatggatggatgaggaagacgcggagaaaacggctttcattacgctgtgGGGGATGCattattacaagatgatgttgtttgggttaagaaatgctggggccacctacatgagggccatgactactattttccatgacatgatacacaaagtgatagaggtgtatgtagacgatgtcatcatcaaatccaagagatcCACTAACCACATAGAAGAtctaaggaagttcttcaacaaactaagaag tcggttcatagctcagtccactgtcatttgtgagctaatctttaagatgttgaagaaggatgtcactaccaaatggactgatgattgtcagaaagcctttgacagaatcaaggaatacctgtcaacaccgcCA aaggcaatcaaaggacaagcactggcaTATCATCTTGTTGAAAATCtcgtggatgaagaatatgagcctctaaagacgtattttcctgatgaagag CACCCAGACAAGTACTTCATTGATcttattccggtaaagatctatgatcagccagcttactatgctcatgtagaagaagaagcagacagaaaaccttg cattgccctgagtccctttgagactcttgagAACTTTGACACATACCGAATAAGAGAAAGGTTTTTGGAAAacggatcctggaagttggtttatctcctATTGgtagaccttgagtctgaattaggctgtttggttgcAGCTGGAAGTTCTGAT aaggcggtcaaaggacaagcattggcagaccatcttgttgaaaatcctgtgggaggagaatacgaacccttgaaaatgtattttcctagtgaagaagtatcattcataggagaggatATTGCTGAAGCTTACgacagttggagaatgttcttcgatggagctgcaaacctCAAAGTAGTAGGCATTgaagcagttttggtatcagaaacaggtcaacacTATGTTGTATCGGCGAAGGttaggtttccatgcaccaacaacatggcagaatacgaAGCTTACATCATGGGGCTTAAtctggccatcgatatgaatatacaaaagttgctg gaattaatgaagagattcacaaagatagaattcaaacatgtgcctagaattcaaaatgagttcacAGACGTACTGTCCACAttatcatcaatgatacaacatccagacaagaattttatCGATCCTATCATGGTGAAAATCCATAACCAGTCAGCTTACTATGCTCATGTtaaagaagaaacagatggaaaatcttggttccacgacatcaaagaatatttggcaagaggagaatatccagagcaggcaaaccacactcagaaatgcactcTGCGGAGGCTAtccaatcatttcttccaaagtAGAGGGACCATGTATAGAAGAATGCCTGATCTGGGGctattaag ccaagaagatactcagagctggatacttttggatgaccatggagacagattgcatccgATATGTACAGAAATGCCACCAGTGCTAGGTAAATGTAGACATGATAAAGTTaccaccaaacgagctcaatgcagcAAGTGa